One part of the Haliaeetus albicilla chromosome 27, bHalAlb1.1, whole genome shotgun sequence genome encodes these proteins:
- the CXCL14 gene encoding C-X-C motif chemokine 14, whose amino-acid sequence MKLLTAALLLLFIAMCLASAEGVKCKCSRKGPKIRFSNVRKLEIKPRYPFCVEEMIIVTLWTRVRGEQQHCLNPKRQNTVRLLKWYRVWKEKGRVYEE is encoded by the exons ATGAAGCTCCTGACAGCAGCTTTGCTCCTGCTGTTCATCGCCATGTGCTTAGCCAGCGCAGAAG GCGTAAAGTGCAAATGTTCAAGAAAAGGTCCAAAAATAAGATTCTCTAACGTACGGAAGCTGGAAATAAAACCGAGGTACCCATTTTGCGTGGAAGAGATGATTAT CGTGACTCTGTGGACACGGGTgagaggggagcagcagcactgcttaAACCCCAAACGCCAAAACACAGTGAGACTGCTGAAGTGGTACAGAGTATGGAAAGAGAAAGGCAG GGTTTACGAAGAATAA